The Fodinibius salinus nucleotide sequence CCTTCTTCTGCTTCCCCTCTTCGCAATTTATTAGCCCACTTGTGAGCCAACCTTGTTGTCCGTGGCAGTTTATATTTTGTCAAACATTTCATCACCACCGAATAAGCATCATCAGAAGACAATCTGTGCCCCGGCGAAACATAAACGGGATTTACGTTAGTACGGCTTCGTAATGCCATTCCCACAGTCTCACTGCCATCAATGAGTGGTACCCGCTCCCCTTTTTGGGAGCTCAGTTCATCATGGCTACCCGTTAAAATATTTTTTGCACATCCTATGGTTGGATGTTCAATTTCAATACCCAAATGCGTAGCTATGCCCATTCGCCGGGGATGCGCAATGCCGTGTCCGTCTAATATGAGTACATCCGGTTTCTGTTCAAGCTGATCCCACGCTTTTAACAAGATCGGCAGCTCCCGAAATGCCAATAATCCCGGGATATAGGGAAAGGACGTTTTATCGGAAACGGTTGATCGGGCTACTATATTCAAATCAGGGAGGCCTAAAATAATGATGCCCGCATGCATCAAG carries:
- the nfi gene encoding deoxyribonuclease V (cleaves DNA at apurinic or apyrimidinic sites) → MSGDRLDYYKTIDPTKAKKLQQELRQQISLEPLADEPQFVAGADISFNQGSNLMHAGIIILGLPDLNIVARSTVSDKTSFPYIPGLLAFRELPILLKAWDQLEQKPDVLILDGHGIAHPRRMGIATHLGIEIEHPTIGCAKNILTGSHDELSSQKGERVPLIDGSETVGMALRSRTNVNPVYVSPGHRLSSDDAYSVVMKCLTKYKLPRTTRLAHKWANKLRRGEAEEGYFKN